The following proteins are co-located in the Phocoena phocoena chromosome 1, mPhoPho1.1, whole genome shotgun sequence genome:
- the GJB3 gene encoding gap junction beta-3 protein, protein MDWKTLQALLSGVNKYSTAFGRIWLSVVFVFRVLVYVVAAERVWGDEQKDFDCNTKQPGCTNVCYDEFFPISNIRLWALQLIFVTCPSLLVILHVAYREERERRHRQKHGDQCAKLYDNAGKKHGGLWWTYLFSLIFKLLIEFLFLYLLHTLWYGFSMPRLVQCANVAPCPNIVDCYIARPTEKKLFTYFMVGASAVCIVLTFCEICYLIFHRVVRSLPRKSGLRGRGPPSSASQASTCRCHHKLVEAGELGPDSSDDKLCASAPNMTPI, encoded by the coding sequence ATGGACTGGAAGACGCTCCAGGCCCTACTGAGTGGGGTGAACAAGTACTCCACAGCCTTCGGACGCATCTGGCTGTCGGTGGTGTTCGTCTTCCGTGTGCTGGTGTACGTGGTGGCTGCGGAGCGCGTGTGGGGGGACGAGCAGAAGGACTTTGACTGCAACACTAAGCAGCCAGGCTGCACCAACGTCTGCTACGACGAGTTCTTCCCCATCTCCAACATCCGCCTCTGGGCCCTGCAGCTCATCTTCGTCACGTGCCCGTCACTGCTGGTCATCCTGCACGTGGCCTACCGCGAGGAGCGGGAGCGGCGGCACCGCCAGAAACACGGCGACCAGTGCGCCAAGCTGTACGACAACGCGGGCAAGAAGCACGGTGGCCTCTGGTGGACCTACCTGTTCAGCCTCATCTTCAAGCTCCTCATCGAATTCCTCTTCCTCTACTTGCTGCACACCCTCTGGTACGGCTTCAGCATGCCCCGCCTGGTCCAGTGCGCCAACGTGGCCCCCTGCCCCAACATCGTGGACTGCTACATCGCCCGGCCCACCGAGAAGAAGCTCTTCACCTACTTCATGGTGGGCGCCTCCGCCGTCTGCATCGTGCTCACCTTCTGCGAGATCTGCTACCTCATCTTCCACAGGGTCGTGCGAAGCCTTCCCAGAAAGAGCGGCCTCCGGGGCCGCGGCCCCCCGTCCTCCGCCAGCCAGGCCTCCACCTGCCGCTGCCACCACAAGCTGGTGGAGGCCGGGGAGTTGGGCCCAGATTCCAGCGACGACAAGCTATGTGCTTCGGCACCCAACATGACCCCCATCTGA
- the GJA4 gene encoding gap junction alpha-4 protein, producing MGDWGFLEKLLDQVQEHSTVVGKIWLTVLFIFRILILGLAGESVWGDEQSDFECNTAQPGCTNVCYDQAFPISHIRYWVLQFLFVSTPTLVYLGHVIYLSRREERLRQKEGELRALPAKDPRVERALAAIERQMAKISVAEDGHLRIRGALMGTYVASVLCKSVLEAGFLYGQWRLYGWTMEPVFVCQRSPCPYLVDCFVSRPTEKTIFIIFMLVVGLISLVLNLLELAYLLCRCLNRGLRARQSQDTPPAQGTSSEPYADQVFFYLPMGEGPSSPPCPTYNGLSSSEQNWANLTTEERLASSRPPLFLDPPPQSGRKSPSRPSSSASKKQYV from the coding sequence ATGGGCGACTGGGGCTTCCTTGAGAAGCTGCTGGACCAGGTCCAGGAGCACTCGACCGTGGTGGGCAAGATCTGGCTGACGGTCCTTTTCATCTTCCGCATCCTCATCCTGGGCCTGGCTGGCGAGTCAGTGTGGGGCGACGAGCAGTCTGATTTCGAGTGTAACACGGCCCAGCCAGGCTGCACCAACGTCTGCTACGACCAGGCCTTCCCCATCTCCCACATCCGCTACTGGGTGCTGCAGTTCCTCTTCGTCAGCACGCCCACCCTGGTCTACCTGGGCCATGTCATTTACCTGTCTCGGCGCGAGGAGCGGCTGCGGCAGAAAGAGGGGGAGCTGCGGGCACTGCCGGCCAAGGACCCACGCGTGGAGCGGGCACTGGCAGCCATAGAGCGACAGATGGCCAAGATCTCGGTGGCGGAGGACGGTCACCTGCGGATCCGTGGGGCGCTGATGGGCACCTATGTGGCCAGCGTGCTCTGCAAGAGTGTGCTAGAAGCAGGCTTCCTGTACGGCCAGTGGCGTCTCTATGGCTGGACCATGGAGCCTGTGTTCGTGTGCCAGCGCTCACCCTGCCCCTACCTCGTGGACTGCTTTGTCTCACGCCCCACGGAGAAGACTATCTTCATCATCTTCATGCTGGTGGTTGGACTCATCTCCCTGGTGCTCAACCTGCTGGAGCTGGCGTACCTGCTGTGCCGCTGCCTCAACCGGGGGCTGAGGGCCCGGCAGAGCCAGGACAcgcccccagcccagggcaccTCCTCGGAGCCTTATGCTGACCAGGTCTTCTTCTACCTCCCCATGGGTGAGGGGCCCTCATCCCCGCCATGCCCCACCTACAATGGGCTCTCGTCCAGTGAGCAGAACTGGGCCAACCTGACTACGGAGGAGAGGCTGGCTTCTTCCAGACCCCCCCTCTTCCTGGACCCGCCCCCCCAGAGTGGCCGGAAATCCCCCAGTCGCCCCAGCAGCTCTGCTTCCAAGAAACAGTATGTATAA